In Methanocella sp., one DNA window encodes the following:
- a CDS encoding MoxR family ATPase: protein MAVEVNKEAEGDVKEFCTMVDSVKAQTKRAIVGKESLVFDISTALLAGGNIMLEGVPGVAKTTIAKIFAAATGLDFKRIQFVPDIMPSDITGGSIFNQRTMEFDVHKGPIFTNLLLVDEINRASPKVQSSLLEAMEEKQVSIDGITYPLPQPFMVIATENPIDVVGTFPLPEAQIDRFMFKLDIRYPSDDEELTLLKSKNVDSGVVIEEALGREKILYMIDIVKRVYIDDKVLEYIRDIVIASRQHEKLLLGASPRASISFLKASKAVAALNGRSYVIPDDVKYLAPRVLDHRLIIKPEYEQEGMAVDSIVEELLATVKVPS, encoded by the coding sequence ATGGCAGTCGAGGTCAATAAGGAAGCCGAGGGGGACGTAAAGGAATTTTGCACGATGGTCGACAGCGTAAAGGCCCAGACGAAGCGGGCCATCGTCGGGAAGGAATCCCTGGTATTCGACATATCCACGGCCCTCCTGGCCGGGGGCAACATCATGCTCGAGGGCGTCCCGGGCGTGGCCAAGACGACCATCGCCAAGATCTTCGCCGCGGCGACGGGCCTCGATTTCAAGCGCATCCAGTTCGTGCCGGACATAATGCCGTCAGACATTACGGGCGGCTCGATCTTTAACCAGAGGACCATGGAGTTCGACGTGCATAAGGGCCCGATATTCACGAATCTCCTCCTCGTCGACGAGATAAACCGGGCGTCGCCCAAGGTCCAGTCGTCCCTGCTGGAGGCGATGGAGGAAAAGCAGGTCTCCATCGACGGCATCACCTACCCGCTGCCCCAGCCGTTCATGGTCATCGCGACGGAGAACCCCATCGACGTCGTCGGCACCTTCCCGCTGCCAGAAGCCCAGATCGACCGTTTCATGTTCAAGCTGGATATCCGCTATCCCAGCGACGACGAGGAATTAACGCTACTAAAGTCTAAGAATGTCGATTCCGGCGTCGTCATTGAGGAGGCCTTGGGCCGGGAAAAGATACTGTATATGATCGACATCGTAAAGCGGGTCTACATCGACGATAAGGTCCTTGAATACATCCGTGATATCGTCATCGCGTCGAGGCAGCACGAAAAGCTCCTGCTGGGCGCCAGCCCCAGGGCCTCGATCTCCTTCCTGAAGGCGTCCAAGGCTGTCGCGGCGCTGAACGGCCGCAGCTACGTCATTCCCGACGACGTGAAATACCTCGCGCCGAGGGTACTGGATCACCGGCTCATCATAAAGCCCGAATACGAGCAGGAGGGAATGGCGGTGGACAGTATCGTCGAGGAGCTGCTGGCAACGGTTAAAGTACCCTCCTGA
- a CDS encoding DUF4350 domain-containing protein: MKKTTLLLVVAALVVVALIAARFYVTDADFRLTNPSWNGLSSMGRDVQPLYDISSLADAGNGDTLMIIGPATNYTPDESSRVARFLYGGGRVVVMDDFGKADSLLTGIGSPITIDPVPMCQYENYYINQSFPAITDIASSPFTMNVSRLVLNHPAVLKVQGNADIIASTSSDAWLDHNDNARLDADERTGTYPVVARYTMGKGELIVVSDADLFINGMLDKGDNGVFLKGLSRGTVLVDVSHGSPVSPMGVVFYSLKYDIVAQLAVILLIMAACIAYMGRDMLVPLMARLGRSIKNLILMKFTVKGKDIKESDKKL, encoded by the coding sequence GTGAAAAAAACCACGCTCCTTCTCGTCGTCGCGGCCCTGGTCGTGGTCGCGCTCATCGCGGCAAGGTTCTACGTCACGGACGCCGATTTCCGCCTGACGAACCCGTCGTGGAACGGGCTCTCGAGTATGGGCCGGGATGTGCAGCCTCTTTATGATATATCGAGCCTGGCGGACGCGGGCAATGGCGACACGCTGATGATCATCGGCCCGGCGACCAACTACACGCCGGATGAATCTTCCCGGGTAGCCCGATTCCTCTACGGTGGCGGCAGGGTCGTGGTCATGGACGACTTCGGGAAAGCCGACAGCCTGCTAACGGGTATCGGCTCGCCCATCACAATCGACCCCGTCCCTATGTGCCAGTACGAAAACTATTATATCAACCAGTCCTTCCCGGCGATCACAGATATAGCTTCATCTCCCTTTACGATGAACGTCAGCAGGCTCGTGCTCAATCACCCGGCCGTTCTCAAAGTCCAGGGGAACGCCGACATCATAGCTTCGACGTCGAGCGACGCATGGCTGGACCATAACGATAATGCCCGGCTGGACGCGGACGAGAGGACCGGCACATACCCTGTGGTCGCCCGATATACGATGGGCAAGGGAGAGCTGATCGTCGTCAGCGATGCGGACCTCTTCATTAACGGCATGCTCGATAAGGGCGACAACGGCGTCTTCCTCAAAGGCCTGTCCCGGGGCACTGTGCTCGTCGACGTCTCCCACGGCAGTCCGGTTTCGCCGATGGGCGTCGTCTTCTACTCGCTCAAATACGACATCGTCGCCCAGCTCGCCGTCATTCTGCTCATCATGGCGGCCTGCATAGCATATATGGGCAGGGACATGCTTGTGCCTCTGATGGCCAGGCTGGGGCGGTCCATAAAAAACCTTATATTGATGAAATTTACTGTTAAAGGGAAAGATATTAAAGAATCGGATAAGAAGCTTTAG